The proteins below come from a single Saccharopolyspora sp. SCSIO 74807 genomic window:
- the ftsY gene encoding signal recognition particle-docking protein FtsY, protein MSTSNLILIAVVVFVVLVLAVVTGVLLARRRRISLRDQEAQRQDGQVAGGGSQTGGGYQAGGGISLSSGGAATAPAEHPVEERTETEGQPAVGDDAAVPRDTQRRGIVDVPLPTETETEVEAETGTPREPSAGATAVEEPDPGTATAEPATTDSATTDAAVQPADTAADTTEDVTGTAEPAGSTASTGAATTDETAAGTSDTTAPAEVPDQGRVEAPPEPAPAAPEQVEEIEPTTGRLERLRGRLSRSRSTFGQGLLGLLGAGDLDEDSWEEVEDTLLMADLGAATTTEIVERLRTEIASRGVRTADDARALLREVLIDALSTEQERSVRALPHGDPADGGKPAVLLVVGVNGTGKTTTTGKLARVLVADGRKVLLGAADTFRAAAVEQLGTWGDRVGAEVVRGNEGQDPASVAFESVTRATDSGVDAVLVDTAGRLHTKTGLMDELGKVKRVVEKRAQVDEVLLVLDATTGQNGLAQARVFSDVVDVTGIVLTKLDGTAKGGIVFQVQRELGVPVKLVGLGEGADHLAPFEPAAFVDALLS, encoded by the coding sequence GTGTCCACCTCGAACCTGATTCTGATCGCCGTCGTCGTCTTCGTGGTGCTGGTGCTCGCCGTGGTCACCGGCGTGCTGCTGGCCCGCAGGCGCCGGATCAGCCTGCGTGATCAGGAGGCGCAGCGGCAGGACGGACAGGTAGCGGGCGGCGGTTCCCAAACCGGTGGCGGCTACCAGGCGGGCGGCGGTATCAGCCTCTCCAGCGGTGGCGCGGCCACTGCGCCCGCGGAACATCCGGTCGAGGAGCGCACCGAAACCGAGGGGCAGCCCGCCGTCGGCGACGACGCCGCCGTGCCCAGGGACACCCAGCGGCGCGGCATCGTGGACGTGCCGCTGCCGACCGAGACCGAGACCGAGGTCGAGGCCGAGACGGGGACGCCGCGCGAACCTTCGGCGGGCGCGACGGCCGTCGAGGAGCCCGACCCGGGTACCGCGACCGCGGAACCGGCAACGACCGACTCGGCAACGACCGACGCGGCGGTCCAGCCGGCCGACACCGCCGCGGACACCACCGAAGACGTCACCGGAACCGCCGAACCGGCAGGCAGCACCGCGTCCACGGGTGCGGCCACCACCGACGAGACCGCAGCAGGAACCTCGGACACGACCGCCCCCGCCGAAGTCCCCGACCAGGGCCGCGTCGAGGCACCGCCGGAACCGGCTCCGGCCGCCCCCGAACAGGTCGAGGAGATCGAGCCGACCACCGGCAGGCTGGAACGCCTCCGCGGCAGGCTGTCCCGCTCCCGCTCCACGTTCGGCCAGGGCCTGCTGGGCTTGCTCGGCGCGGGCGACCTCGACGAGGACTCCTGGGAAGAGGTCGAGGACACGCTGCTGATGGCCGACCTCGGCGCGGCCACCACCACCGAGATCGTCGAACGGCTCCGCACCGAGATCGCCTCCCGCGGCGTGCGCACCGCCGACGACGCGCGGGCGCTGCTGCGCGAAGTGCTGATCGACGCGCTGTCCACCGAGCAGGAACGTTCCGTGCGCGCCCTGCCGCACGGCGACCCGGCCGACGGCGGCAAGCCCGCCGTGTTGCTGGTCGTCGGCGTGAACGGCACCGGCAAGACCACCACCACCGGCAAACTCGCCCGGGTGCTGGTCGCCGACGGCCGCAAGGTGCTGCTGGGCGCGGCCGACACGTTCCGCGCCGCCGCTGTCGAACAGCTCGGCACCTGGGGCGACCGGGTCGGCGCCGAGGTGGTGCGCGGCAACGAGGGACAGGACCCGGCCAGCGTCGCGTTCGAGTCCGTCACCCGCGCCACGGACAGCGGGGTGGACGCCGTGCTGGTCGACACCGCGGGCCGGCTGCACACCAAGACCGGGCTGATGGACGAACTCGGCAAGGTCAAGCGGGTGGTGGAAAAGCGCGCCCAGGTCGACGAGGTGCTGCTGGTGCTGGACGCGACCACCGGCCAGAACGGCCTCGCGCAGGCGCGGGTGTTCTCCGACGTGGTGGACGTGACCGGCATCGTGCTGACCAAGCTGGACGGCACCGCCAAGGGCGGCATCGTGTTCCAGGTGCAGCGCGAGCTCGGCGTGCCGGTGAAGCTCGTCGGTCTCGGCGAAGGCGCGGACCACCTGGCACCGTTCGAGCCCGCCGCGTTCGTCGACGCGCTGCTGAGCTGA
- the smc gene encoding chromosome segregation protein SMC produces the protein MHLKSLTLKGFKSFASATTLRFEPGITCVVGPNGSGKSNVLDALTWVMGEQGAKALRGGKMEDVIFAGTSGRAPLGRAEVTLTIDNADGALPIEYTEVSITRRMYRDGASEYEINGNTCRLMDVQELLSDSGIGREMHVIVGQGQLASILQAKPDEHRRLIEEAAGVLKHRKRKEKALRKLDAMQANLTRLTDLTGELRRQLKPLGKQAEIARKAQTVQADLRDARLRLIADDLVSARAELARDQADQENAKAKRAEVERNLQFAQSEEKGLEEKVAADAPRLNRAQDTWYRLSALEERLNSTLRLAEERHKHLTAQNVEERSGRDPDQLEEEAAEAAEQEIELREEVERAREALGEVERRRADLESQLKDAEREHMAAVRAIADRREGVAKLSGQVESMRSKVSATSDELERLTASLAEAQERAEVAESAYADAEAETGGQESDDAGLEERRVNAAEARDAARARVEELVKEERAAEREIASWKARVEALSMGLNRKDGAGALLAAGDRVPGLLGSVAALLTVDTGAEAALAAALGAVADAVAVDGVGDAVTALELLRSDEAGKAGVLVGGTATPDRSNWPQLPGGAHWAADLVRAPDGLRGAVTTALDRMAVVDDLGAARSLVQEHPGVRAVTRGGDVLGGHWATGGSDDAQSVLEVQAAVDEAEQEHAAAQRRLEQHSAALEGARAEEEARRDEVRAVQEQINEAKVAAARSTERISSLRKAAQSATAEVERVREQRSKVEQSREQALSSLAELEERLSAVKTEQQEQAEPDTELRDRLNNELGTVRQEEMDARLGQRTAEERARAVQGRADQLRRAARQEREARARAEAARQARERGARVTRAVIDGAQKALERIAGSLRAATDERDTAQAQQAEHDQALGTVRARVRELGGELEKLTDAVHRDEMVRAEQRLRIEQLENKIIEDFGIGLDDLVEEYGPTVPVPPTPAEVAEYEAARERGEEVSEPPSMPYDRGTQERRAKRAEKDLSLLGKVNPLALEEYAALEERYRYLSGQLEDLKATRRDLLDVVKEVDEKILEVFQSAFHDVAAEFKQVFSVLFPGGDGRLVLTDPEDMLSTGIEVEARPPGKKVKRLSLLSGGEKSLTAVAMLVAIFRARPSPFYVLDEVEAALDDTNLRRLITLLDQLRSTSQLLIITHQKPTMEIADALYGVSMRGDGITTVISQRLRGSEPEPDPAAAGPPPEVVADGPEAESGPEPDSEAAADAEQQAAEHP, from the coding sequence GTGCACTTGAAGAGCCTGACGCTGAAGGGGTTCAAGTCGTTCGCGTCGGCCACCACGCTGCGCTTCGAACCGGGCATCACCTGCGTGGTCGGCCCGAACGGCTCCGGCAAGTCCAACGTGCTCGACGCGTTGACCTGGGTGATGGGCGAGCAGGGCGCGAAAGCCTTGCGCGGCGGCAAGATGGAGGACGTCATCTTCGCCGGCACCTCCGGTCGCGCGCCGCTGGGCCGGGCCGAGGTCACGCTCACCATCGACAACGCCGACGGCGCGCTGCCCATCGAGTACACCGAGGTCTCGATCACCCGCCGGATGTACCGGGACGGCGCCAGCGAGTACGAGATCAACGGCAACACCTGCCGGTTGATGGACGTGCAGGAGCTGCTGTCCGACTCCGGCATCGGCCGCGAGATGCACGTGATCGTCGGGCAGGGCCAGCTGGCCTCGATCCTGCAGGCCAAGCCGGACGAGCACCGCAGGCTCATCGAAGAGGCCGCGGGCGTGCTCAAGCACCGCAAGCGCAAGGAGAAGGCGCTGCGGAAGCTGGACGCGATGCAGGCCAACCTCACCAGGTTGACCGACCTCACCGGCGAGTTGCGCCGCCAGCTCAAACCGCTCGGCAAGCAGGCCGAGATCGCGCGCAAGGCCCAGACCGTGCAGGCCGACCTGCGCGACGCGCGGCTGCGGCTGATCGCCGACGACCTGGTCAGCGCCCGCGCCGAACTGGCCCGCGACCAGGCCGACCAGGAGAACGCGAAGGCCAAGCGCGCCGAGGTCGAGCGCAACCTGCAGTTCGCCCAGTCCGAGGAGAAGGGGCTGGAGGAGAAGGTCGCCGCCGACGCGCCGCGGCTCAACCGCGCCCAGGACACCTGGTACCGGCTCTCCGCGTTGGAAGAACGGCTCAACTCCACGCTGCGGCTGGCCGAGGAGCGGCACAAGCACCTCACCGCGCAGAACGTCGAAGAACGCAGCGGCCGCGACCCGGACCAGCTCGAAGAGGAAGCCGCCGAAGCCGCCGAGCAGGAGATCGAGCTGCGCGAGGAGGTCGAACGCGCCCGGGAGGCGCTGGGCGAGGTGGAGCGCCGGCGCGCCGATCTCGAATCGCAGCTCAAGGACGCCGAGCGGGAGCACATGGCCGCGGTGCGCGCGATCGCCGACCGGCGCGAGGGCGTGGCGAAGCTGTCCGGCCAGGTCGAGTCGATGCGCAGCAAGGTCAGCGCCACCAGCGACGAGCTGGAACGGCTCACCGCCTCGCTGGCCGAGGCGCAGGAACGCGCCGAGGTCGCCGAATCCGCCTACGCCGACGCCGAAGCCGAAACCGGTGGCCAGGAATCCGACGACGCCGGGCTGGAGGAACGCCGGGTCAACGCGGCCGAAGCGCGCGACGCCGCGCGGGCGCGCGTGGAAGAGCTCGTGAAGGAAGAGCGCGCCGCCGAGCGGGAGATCGCTTCCTGGAAGGCCCGCGTCGAAGCGCTGTCGATGGGCCTGAACCGCAAGGACGGCGCGGGCGCGCTGCTGGCCGCCGGTGACCGGGTGCCCGGGCTGCTCGGGTCGGTGGCCGCGCTGCTGACCGTCGATACCGGTGCGGAGGCCGCGCTGGCTGCGGCGTTGGGCGCGGTCGCCGATGCGGTGGCGGTCGACGGCGTGGGCGACGCGGTCACCGCGCTGGAACTGCTCAGGTCCGACGAGGCGGGCAAGGCCGGAGTCCTCGTCGGCGGCACCGCGACTCCGGACCGCTCGAACTGGCCGCAGCTGCCCGGCGGTGCGCACTGGGCCGCCGACCTGGTGCGCGCGCCCGACGGGTTGCGCGGCGCCGTGACCACCGCGCTGGACCGGATGGCCGTGGTCGACGACCTCGGCGCCGCCCGTTCGCTGGTGCAGGAGCACCCCGGGGTGCGCGCGGTGACCCGCGGCGGCGACGTGCTCGGCGGGCACTGGGCCACCGGCGGCTCCGACGACGCGCAGAGCGTGCTCGAAGTGCAGGCCGCCGTCGACGAAGCCGAGCAGGAGCACGCCGCCGCGCAACGCCGCCTTGAGCAGCACTCGGCAGCGCTGGAAGGCGCCCGCGCCGAGGAGGAAGCCCGCCGCGACGAGGTCCGCGCGGTGCAGGAGCAGATCAACGAGGCCAAGGTCGCAGCGGCCCGCAGCACCGAACGGATCTCCAGCCTGCGCAAGGCCGCCCAGTCCGCCACCGCCGAGGTCGAGCGGGTGCGCGAGCAGCGGAGCAAGGTCGAGCAGTCCCGCGAGCAGGCGCTTTCCTCGCTGGCCGAGCTGGAGGAACGGCTCAGCGCGGTCAAGACCGAGCAGCAGGAGCAGGCCGAGCCGGACACCGAGCTGCGCGACCGGCTCAACAACGAGCTCGGCACCGTGCGCCAGGAGGAGATGGACGCCCGGCTCGGCCAGCGCACCGCCGAGGAGCGGGCGCGCGCCGTGCAGGGCCGCGCCGACCAGCTGCGCAGGGCCGCGCGCCAGGAGCGGGAAGCGCGGGCGCGCGCCGAAGCCGCCCGCCAGGCGCGGGAGCGCGGCGCCCGGGTGACCAGGGCCGTCATCGACGGTGCGCAGAAGGCGCTGGAGCGGATCGCCGGGTCGCTGCGCGCGGCCACCGACGAACGCGACACCGCGCAGGCCCAGCAGGCCGAGCACGACCAGGCGTTGGGCACGGTGCGCGCGCGGGTCCGCGAACTCGGCGGCGAGCTGGAGAAGCTCACCGACGCGGTGCACCGCGACGAGATGGTCCGCGCCGAGCAGCGGCTGCGCATCGAACAGCTCGAGAACAAGATCATCGAAGATTTCGGCATCGGGCTGGACGACCTCGTCGAGGAGTACGGCCCGACCGTGCCGGTACCGCCGACGCCCGCCGAGGTCGCCGAGTACGAAGCCGCCAGGGAACGCGGCGAAGAGGTCAGCGAACCGCCGTCGATGCCCTACGACCGCGGTACCCAGGAACGCCGCGCCAAGCGCGCCGAGAAGGACCTGTCGCTGCTCGGCAAGGTCAACCCGCTGGCGCTGGAGGAGTACGCGGCGCTGGAGGAGCGCTACCGGTACCTGTCCGGCCAGCTCGAAGACCTCAAGGCCACCCGCCGCGACCTGCTCGACGTGGTCAAGGAAGTGGACGAGAAGATCCTCGAGGTCTTCCAGTCCGCGTTCCACGACGTGGCCGCGGAGTTCAAGCAGGTGTTCTCGGTGCTGTTCCCCGGCGGTGACGGGCGGTTGGTGCTCACCGACCCGGAGGACATGCTCAGCACCGGCATCGAAGTCGAGGCGCGCCCGCCCGGCAAGAAGGTCAAGCGGCTCTCGCTGCTGTCCGGCGGGGAGAAGTCGCTGACGGCGGTGGCGATGCTGGTGGCGATCTTCCGGGCGCGGCCATCGCCGTTCTACGTGCTCGACGAGGTCGAGGCGGCGCTGGACGACACCAACCTGCGGCGCCTGATCACGCTGCTGGACCAGCTGCGCAGCACCTCGCAGCTGCTGATCATCACGCACCAGAAGCCGACCATGGAGATCGCCGACGCGCTCTACGGCGTGAGCATGCGCGGGGACGGCATCACGACCGTGATCTCGCAGCGGCTGCGCGGCTCGGAACCGGAGCCGGACCCGGCGGCTGCCGGGCCGCCGCCGGAGGTCGTCGCGGACGGGCCGGAAGCGGAATCGGGACCGGAGCCGGATTCGGAAGCCGCTGCGGACGCCGAGCAGCAGGCCGCGGAACACCCCTGA
- a CDS encoding acylphosphatase → MTDRSDSASRDSGNRDAGDTRLTARVHGHVQGVGFRWFTRSKALELGLVGSATNLPAGKVEVVAEGPRHACEQLLAALRSAETPGRVEHVGEQWTEPKGGLDGFVER, encoded by the coding sequence GTGACCGACCGCAGCGATTCCGCGAGCAGGGATTCCGGGAACAGGGATGCCGGCGACACCCGCCTCACCGCCCGGGTGCACGGCCACGTGCAGGGCGTCGGGTTCCGGTGGTTCACCCGATCGAAGGCGCTGGAGCTGGGGCTGGTCGGCAGCGCGACCAACCTGCCCGCAGGCAAGGTCGAGGTCGTCGCCGAAGGTCCCCGCCACGCGTGCGAGCAACTGCTCGCCGCGCTGCGTTCCGCGGAAACCCCGGGCCGGGTGGAGCACGTCGGCGAGCAGTGGACGGAGCCGAAAGGCGGCCTGGACGGCTTCGTCGAGCGCTGA
- a CDS encoding anhydro-N-acetylmuramic acid kinase encodes MSANRVVGLISGTSMDGIDVAVAELNPATAGEVQLRPLGCTELPYPPRLRERLLAALPPQPCDARELCVLDTEVGRAFAQAARQGIAEFGPADLVASLGQTLYHWVDAGRARGTFQLGQPAWIAEATGLPVVADLRARDVAAGGHGAPLAGVLDALWLADRPGPGVALNIGGIANITVVGGPEPLAYDTGPGNALLDAAAAEVTGGAANSDVGGELAARGQVHDELLANLLADPYYAAAAPKSTGKEHFNADYLRRAVHDLRISGPDLLATLTRLTATTVATACRANGARQVIASGGGVRNPVLMDALRRELGAIELRTSDELGLPAHGKEAYLAALLGWLTWHGLPGNVPGTTGADPRPLGSITPGTGPLHLPEPAAPVRRLRITDHPTTNSQEGECGPSISS; translated from the coding sequence ATGTCCGCCAACCGGGTCGTCGGCTTGATCTCCGGAACGTCGATGGACGGCATCGACGTCGCGGTGGCCGAGCTGAACCCGGCCACGGCCGGAGAGGTCCAGCTGCGGCCGCTCGGCTGCACCGAGCTCCCCTATCCGCCGCGACTGCGGGAACGGCTGCTGGCCGCACTGCCTCCGCAGCCGTGCGACGCGCGGGAGCTGTGCGTGCTCGACACCGAGGTCGGACGCGCGTTCGCGCAGGCCGCCCGCCAAGGCATCGCCGAGTTCGGACCGGCGGACCTCGTCGCCTCGCTCGGCCAGACGCTCTACCACTGGGTCGATGCCGGGCGCGCCCGCGGCACCTTCCAGCTGGGCCAGCCCGCCTGGATCGCCGAGGCCACCGGACTCCCGGTGGTCGCCGACCTGCGCGCCCGCGACGTCGCCGCAGGCGGGCACGGCGCTCCGCTGGCGGGCGTGCTGGACGCGCTGTGGCTGGCCGACCGGCCCGGCCCCGGCGTGGCGCTGAACATCGGCGGCATCGCCAACATCACCGTCGTGGGCGGGCCGGAACCGCTCGCGTACGACACCGGTCCGGGCAACGCGCTGCTCGACGCAGCGGCCGCCGAGGTCACCGGCGGCGCCGCGAACAGCGACGTCGGCGGCGAGCTGGCCGCGCGCGGGCAGGTGCACGACGAGTTGCTCGCGAACCTGCTGGCCGACCCCTATTACGCGGCCGCGGCGCCGAAATCGACCGGCAAGGAGCACTTCAACGCCGACTACCTGCGGCGAGCCGTGCACGACCTGCGGATCTCCGGACCGGACCTGCTGGCCACCCTCACCCGGCTGACCGCCACCACCGTCGCCACCGCCTGCCGCGCGAACGGCGCCCGGCAGGTGATCGCCTCCGGCGGCGGCGTCCGCAACCCGGTGCTGATGGACGCGCTGCGCCGCGAACTCGGCGCGATCGAACTGCGCACCAGCGACGAACTCGGGCTGCCCGCGCACGGCAAGGAGGCGTACCTGGCGGCGCTGCTGGGCTGGCTGACCTGGCACGGGCTGCCGGGCAACGTGCCGGGAACCACCGGCGCGGACCCGCGGCCACTCGGCTCGATCACGCCCGGCACCGGACCGCTGCACCTTCCGGAACCCGCCGCACCGGTGCGGCGCCTGCGCATCACCGACCACCCCACGACGAATTCACAGGAGGGCGAATGCGGTCCGTCGATCTCATCGTGA
- a CDS encoding sodium:solute symporter, translating to MRSVDLIVIGVYLIAMPLLGLLLSGRQRSSQDYFVGGRNLPWWAVCFSVVATETSTLTVISVPTVAYLGTFTYLQLAIGYLIGRIVVAFVLLPRYYAGNLVSAYEFLGQRFGSGLQGTASVTFLITRLLADGLRLFATAIPVKVMLDAFGLQFSYWQIVLVLSIITVIYTYLGGIKAVVWVDAIQMLVYVAGAVLTAGVLSTRLPGNWASTAWSEGKFQLLDFGSSVVTEQYAFITAVLGGAVFAMASHGADQLMVQRLLSCRNLRESQLALIGSGVVVALQFALFLFIGTMLWSFHGGAAPAELGMASKDELFPRFIVNELPPGLSGLLIAGILAAAMSTLSSSLNSLSTSTVSDLYRRLTRRSDDAGVLRLGKIWTLVWALVFVVFASLFSSTDNPVVELGLEIASYTYGALLGAFLLGLLVRRARQLDAIVAFVATLVVVLLVALPIAGDGDALLMFPDGEGGSATLAFPWLTPLGVVVTLLVGGLLSLRNPRPAPEPVGSAE from the coding sequence ATGCGGTCCGTCGATCTCATCGTGATCGGGGTGTACCTGATCGCGATGCCGTTGCTGGGCCTGCTGCTCAGCGGGCGGCAACGCAGTTCGCAGGACTACTTCGTCGGCGGCAGGAACCTGCCGTGGTGGGCGGTGTGCTTCTCCGTGGTGGCCACCGAGACCTCCACGCTGACGGTGATCAGCGTGCCGACGGTGGCCTACCTCGGCACCTTCACCTACCTGCAGCTGGCCATCGGCTACCTGATCGGCCGGATCGTGGTCGCGTTCGTGCTGCTGCCGCGCTACTACGCCGGGAACCTGGTCAGCGCCTACGAGTTCCTGGGCCAGCGCTTCGGCTCCGGGCTGCAGGGCACCGCATCGGTGACGTTCCTGATCACCCGGCTGCTCGCGGACGGGCTGCGGCTGTTCGCCACCGCGATCCCGGTGAAGGTGATGCTGGACGCCTTCGGCCTGCAGTTCTCCTATTGGCAGATCGTGCTGGTGCTCTCGATCATCACGGTGATCTACACCTACCTCGGCGGGATCAAGGCCGTGGTGTGGGTCGACGCGATCCAGATGCTGGTCTACGTCGCGGGGGCGGTGCTGACCGCGGGAGTGCTCTCGACCCGGCTACCCGGGAACTGGGCGTCCACCGCCTGGTCCGAAGGCAAGTTCCAGCTGCTGGATTTCGGTTCTTCGGTGGTCACCGAGCAGTACGCGTTCATCACCGCCGTGCTCGGCGGCGCGGTGTTCGCGATGGCCTCGCACGGTGCCGACCAGCTGATGGTGCAGCGGCTGCTGTCCTGCCGGAACCTGCGGGAGAGCCAGCTGGCGCTGATCGGCAGCGGTGTGGTGGTCGCGCTGCAGTTCGCGCTGTTCCTGTTCATCGGCACCATGCTGTGGTCGTTCCACGGCGGCGCCGCCCCGGCCGAGCTGGGCATGGCCAGCAAGGACGAGCTGTTCCCCCGGTTCATCGTGAACGAGCTGCCGCCGGGGCTGTCCGGGCTGCTGATCGCCGGCATCCTCGCCGCGGCGATGAGCACGTTGTCCTCGTCGCTGAACTCGTTGTCCACGTCCACGGTCAGCGACCTCTACCGGCGGCTGACCCGGCGCAGCGACGACGCGGGCGTGCTGCGGCTCGGCAAGATCTGGACGCTGGTGTGGGCGCTGGTGTTCGTGGTGTTCGCGTCGCTGTTCAGCAGCACCGACAACCCCGTGGTGGAGCTCGGGCTGGAGATCGCCAGCTACACCTACGGCGCGCTGCTCGGCGCGTTCCTGCTGGGACTGCTGGTGCGGCGGGCGCGGCAGCTGGACGCGATCGTCGCGTTCGTGGCGACGCTGGTGGTGGTGCTGCTGGTGGCGTTGCCGATCGCGGGCGACGGGGACGCGTTGCTGATGTTCCCGGACGGCGAGGGCGGCTCGGCGACGCTGGCGTTCCCGTGGCTCACCCCGCTCGGAGTGGTCGTGACGCTGCTCGTCGGCGGCCTGCTGTCGCTGCGGAACCCGCGCCCGGCGCCCGAACCGGTCGGCTCCGCGGAGTGA
- a CDS encoding MFS transporter: MTTQLRERFAIGTSVLVVLVALALRPPVTAVAPVLDRILGDLGLSSTFGGVLTTLPPVCLGVFAFVAPRLRQRFGDERVLVGCLVVLLAGNLLRAAGSVWALVGGTVVVGAGIAVANVALPGVIKRDFPSRVPGVTALYTMCLTLGGALAASVVVPLGGALGSAWRLPLGLLAVPVLLALLLCAFALRGAVSRQRVVRPGLLWRNRLAWQVTGFMGAQSLMAYVVFGWLPSMAQSQGMSAEAAGALLGVQAAVQALGSLTVPVLCRRLRDQRWVAMALGVLTALGFAGVLLAPGTAVVWTATVVLGLAQGAAFGLALTLFGLRAPDSDTTVALSGMAQGAGYLIAATGPLLIGVLHGATGGWSAPLVLLMVCCAGETVLGAVAGRDRQVPSVIGAQHAGDGTTAP; this comes from the coding sequence GTGACGACGCAGCTGCGGGAACGGTTCGCGATCGGAACCTCGGTGCTGGTCGTGCTGGTGGCGTTGGCGCTGCGGCCGCCGGTGACGGCCGTGGCCCCGGTGCTCGATCGGATCCTCGGAGACCTCGGTCTCTCCAGCACCTTCGGCGGCGTGCTGACCACGCTTCCGCCGGTGTGCCTGGGAGTTTTCGCGTTCGTCGCGCCGCGGTTGCGGCAGCGCTTCGGCGATGAACGAGTGCTCGTCGGCTGCCTCGTGGTGCTGCTGGCGGGCAACCTGCTGCGCGCCGCGGGGTCGGTTTGGGCGCTGGTGGGGGGCACCGTCGTGGTCGGCGCGGGCATCGCGGTCGCCAACGTCGCTCTTCCCGGCGTGATCAAACGGGACTTCCCGAGCCGCGTGCCGGGCGTGACCGCGCTGTACACGATGTGCCTCACGCTCGGCGGAGCGCTGGCCGCGAGCGTGGTGGTGCCGCTCGGCGGAGCGCTCGGTTCCGCATGGCGGCTGCCGCTGGGCCTGCTGGCGGTGCCGGTGCTGCTGGCACTGCTGCTGTGCGCGTTCGCCCTTCGCGGTGCGGTGAGCAGGCAGCGGGTCGTGCGGCCCGGACTGCTGTGGCGCAACCGGCTGGCCTGGCAGGTCACCGGCTTCATGGGTGCCCAGTCACTGATGGCCTACGTCGTGTTCGGCTGGTTGCCTTCGATGGCGCAGAGCCAGGGCATGTCCGCCGAAGCGGCCGGGGCGCTGCTCGGTGTGCAGGCCGCGGTGCAGGCGCTCGGATCGTTGACGGTCCCGGTGCTGTGCCGCCGGCTGCGGGACCAGCGCTGGGTGGCCATGGCGTTGGGAGTGCTCACCGCGCTCGGTTTCGCCGGGGTACTGCTCGCCCCCGGGACTGCCGTGGTTTGGACCGCCACCGTCGTGCTGGGCTTGGCGCAAGGCGCCGCGTTCGGTTTGGCGCTGACGTTGTTCGGGCTCCGCGCCCCGGACAGCGACACCACGGTCGCGCTGTCCGGCATGGCGCAAGGCGCCGGATACCTGATCGCGGCGACCGGTCCGCTGCTGATCGGAGTGCTGCACGGAGCCACCGGCGGCTGGAGCGCCCCCCTGGTGCTGCTGATGGTTTGCTGCGCTGGGGAAACGGTGCTCGGGGCGGTCGCGGGCCGGGATCGGCAGGTGCCGTCGGTGATCGGCGCGCAACATGCCGGTGACGGGACAACCGCGCCGTAA
- a CDS encoding ammonium transporter has product MNSGDTAWVLISAALVLLMTPGLAFFYGGMVRTRGVLNMLMMSLGSIGVVGVLWVLFGYSAAFGSDLGGLGLLGNPAELFGLGGLLGPDELSGTIPTLVFAGFQAMFAILTVALISGAIADRARFGPWLLFAALWAAVVYFPVAHWVFAFDETDAAGNVTAVGGWIANRLAAIDFAGGTAVHINAGAAALALTMVLGRRTGWPKQAGKPHNLPFVVLGAGLLWFGWFGFNGGSALAADSTAAVVLVNTLVATSAAMLGWLLVERLRDGHATTLGAASGIIAGLVAITPACSSVTPLGAIAVGAITGAVCALALSLKYKLRYDDSLDVVGVHLVGGLVGTLLVGFFASASAPAGVDGLLYGGGFDQLWRQAVGAVAVLIYSFVLSLLLAYLVKALVGFRLSPDDEAEGIDETEHAESAYHFGDGRSARSPLRADDAERELEGSHP; this is encoded by the coding sequence GTGAATTCAGGCGATACCGCATGGGTGCTGATCAGCGCGGCACTCGTACTGCTCATGACACCTGGGCTGGCGTTCTTCTACGGCGGCATGGTGCGCACCCGCGGTGTGCTCAACATGCTCATGATGAGCCTCGGCAGCATCGGGGTCGTCGGAGTCCTGTGGGTGCTGTTCGGGTACTCCGCGGCGTTCGGCTCCGACCTCGGCGGGCTGGGCCTGCTCGGAAACCCCGCCGAACTCTTCGGGCTCGGCGGCCTGCTCGGGCCGGATGAACTTTCCGGCACCATCCCGACGCTGGTCTTCGCCGGGTTCCAGGCGATGTTCGCGATCCTCACGGTCGCGCTGATCTCCGGCGCGATCGCCGACCGCGCCCGCTTCGGCCCGTGGCTGCTGTTCGCCGCGCTGTGGGCCGCCGTGGTCTACTTCCCGGTCGCGCACTGGGTCTTCGCGTTCGACGAGACCGATGCCGCGGGCAACGTGACCGCCGTCGGCGGCTGGATCGCCAACCGGCTCGCCGCCATCGACTTCGCAGGCGGCACCGCGGTGCACATCAACGCGGGGGCCGCCGCGCTCGCGCTAACGATGGTGCTGGGCAGGCGCACCGGCTGGCCGAAGCAGGCGGGCAAACCGCACAACCTGCCGTTCGTGGTGCTCGGTGCCGGACTGCTGTGGTTCGGCTGGTTCGGCTTCAACGGCGGCTCCGCGCTGGCCGCCGACAGCACTGCGGCCGTGGTGCTGGTCAACACGCTGGTCGCCACCAGCGCCGCGATGCTGGGCTGGTTGCTGGTGGAGCGGCTGCGCGACGGGCACGCCACCACCCTCGGCGCCGCCTCCGGAATCATCGCCGGCCTGGTCGCGATCACCCCGGCCTGCTCCTCGGTCACCCCGCTGGGCGCCATCGCGGTCGGTGCGATCACCGGTGCGGTGTGCGCGCTGGCGCTGAGCCTGAAGTACAAGCTGCGCTACGACGACTCGCTCGACGTGGTCGGGGTGCACCTGGTCGGCGGCCTGGTCGGCACTCTGCTGGTCGGGTTCTTCGCCTCCGCTTCGGCACCCGCCGGGGTGGACGGGCTGCTCTACGGCGGCGGTTTCGACCAGCTGTGGCGGCAGGCCGTGGGCGCTGTCGCGGTGCTGATCTACTCGTTCGTGCTGAGCTTGCTGCTGGCCTACCTCGTCAAGGCGCTCGTCGGATTCCGGCTGAGCCCGGACGACGAGGCCGAAGGCATCGACGAAACCGAGCACGCCGAATCCGCGTACCACTTCGGCGACGGGCGTTCCGCCCGCTCGCCGTTGCGCGCCGACGACGCCGAACGCGAGCTGGAGGGCAGCCACCCATGA